The genome window CCCTCTGTTTTCTATTCTGTTTTGAAACTCAAAAGGTTTTATTACTGTAAAAGAGTCTTTACCGTTGCTTGTATAAACAGTAACCGAACCATAATTAAACAGTTTGCCTAAAAAATTCTGTTTTATTTCTGTGCTTGTAATTTGAGATAACAAAATTTCAAAATGAAATTTTTTTACAAACATATCTATGACGCCTATTATTCTTTTGTTGGTTACAAGCACTTTTGTAAAAATACAGGCATAAACCAGCATAAAAACAAGTCCTATAATAGATGCAAGCGTAAATGCAACAGTTAGCCCTGCTATTTTGTCAACAGGCACATTGAAAACAAAAGGCAATATAAAAGGCAAAGATATAGCTAATGTTACAATTAAGCTTTTCATAACGCAAACCCAATGCTTTCTGGTTTTATATAGGACTTGTTCGTTTGGCATTAAATTGCCGTCAACTCTTTCCATACCGCATTCCTACTCTACAATTACCGCAGTGCCAATGTAAATTACTTGCGAAACCTGCCATTGACTGCCCTGCTGTTCGTAATTGCCTGTGGTTGACTTTACATCTGTGATTGCATTTGCGCCCATATTTTTGGCATTAAGTATCATATCCTGTAAAGCTTCTTTTTCTGCCAA of Desulfurella amilsii contains these proteins:
- a CDS encoding PH domain-containing protein: MERVDGNLMPNEQVLYKTRKHWVCVMKSLIVTLAISLPFILPFVFNVPVDKIAGLTVAFTLASIIGLVFMLVYACIFTKVLVTNKRIIGVIDMFVKKFHFEILLSQITSTEIKQNFLGKLFNYGSVTVYTSNGKDSFTVIKPFEFQNRIENRG